A genomic stretch from Cervus canadensis isolate Bull #8, Minnesota chromosome 27, ASM1932006v1, whole genome shotgun sequence includes:
- the LOC122428935 gene encoding keratin-associated protein 27-1, producing MTQRPVQSLKNFYSAPPLSAIVHESNVTKFEDGFFLPSSCYSRTWLLDTFPETYRKTTSCITPGGEWELHREESCVQNVCLSRVVQTTCPNSRPCERTACQSRSPSAVLECVSQPCQSGSSQQTGLVVQSCQPVSDTAKPCPPKTYVSKSCQTLEWDCSQCQAQSPASSSCSSLAYVTPESQLLETSSNTYEPTCCVTGGSSLPSE from the coding sequence ATGACCCAGAGACCTGTCCAGTCGCTCAAGAACTTCTACAGTGCCCCACCTCTCTCTGCCATTGTCCATGAATCGAATGTTACAAAGTTTGAAGATGGATTCTTTTTACCCAGCAGTTGCTACAGCAGGACCTGGCTCCTGGACACCTTTCCAGAAACCTACAGGAAGACCACCAGCTGCATAACACCTGGAGGTGAATGGGAATTACACAGAGAGGAGAGCTGTGTGCAAAATGTCTGTCTCTCCAGAGTCGTCCAAACAACTTGTCCTAATTCCAGGCCCTGTGAAAGGACAGCATGCCAGTCAAGAAGTCCCTCGGCAGTGTTGGAGTGTGTTTCTCAGCCTTGCCAGTCAGGAAGTAGCCAGCAAACGGGGCTTGTAGTCCAGAGCTGCCAACCTGTGAGCGACACGGCAAAGCCTTGTCCACCCAAGACGTACGTGTCTAAGAGTTGCCAGACTCTGGAATGGGACTGTAGCCAGTGCCAAGCTCAGAGCCCTGCATCCAGCTCCTGTAGCTCTTTGGCCTATGTCACACCCGAGTCACAGCTCCTGGAAACTTCTTCTAACACTTATGAGCCAACTTGCTGTGTTACTGGTGGGTCGTCATTGCctagtgagtaa